One window of Phycisphaeraceae bacterium genomic DNA carries:
- the acs gene encoding acetate--CoA ligase yields the protein MSDTVQTLLKETRKFPPPSAESLGFHKWHAESHNDYLAMHRRSLAQPDAFWAEEAQRLAWFKHWDHVLDWAPPDAKWFVGGKLNACFNCADRHVQSGHGDEVAIVWEGEPTAPRTSHVAPGTKYAHEPEIRRITYRDLEEQTSRVGNALKELGIKKGDVVTIYMPMVPELAVAVLACARIGAAHSVIFGGFAPHAISERAIDANSRVIITADGGYRRGDIVPLQKNVEEAVKQLLEKEHHVEHVLVLKRTGHEPPSHRFDSGTVPASLKSAFPKARTKFHWWHEIVERVSSACPCEAMDSEDMLFLLYTSGSTGKPKGILHTTGGYLTYVNTTARLTFNLVPDAGQLFWCSADIGWITGHSYVLYGLLTNRIPTLLYEGAPNFPDNGRFWDIIQRHKVTQFYTAPTAIRTFMKWGTEWPDKYDMSSLRILGTVGEPINPEAWIWYHETIGKKRCPIVDTYWQTETGGHVVTPLPGATPTKPGSCTLPMVGIDAAIVNEAGEELGANKGGLFVIRRPWPGMLRGVYGNRERFISNYWGRIKDPKTGTPYYFSADGARRDEDGYFWVQGRVDDVIKVSGHLLGTMEVESALVSHPAVAEAAVVGVPHEIKGNGIVAFVTLKSSWSKGNPGKTPDDGLRAELTSHVAKEVGSLAKPDQIRFAEGLPKTRSGKIMRRLLRDVAAGVEKITQDTTTLEDFSVVAKLRADEE from the coding sequence ATGAGCGACACAGTTCAAACATTGCTGAAAGAGACACGCAAGTTTCCACCTCCGTCGGCGGAGAGTCTCGGATTTCACAAGTGGCACGCCGAGTCGCACAACGATTACCTCGCGATGCACCGGCGCTCGCTCGCGCAGCCCGACGCATTTTGGGCGGAGGAAGCGCAGCGGCTCGCCTGGTTCAAGCACTGGGACCACGTTCTCGACTGGGCGCCGCCCGATGCGAAGTGGTTTGTCGGCGGCAAGTTGAACGCGTGCTTCAACTGCGCCGACCGGCACGTGCAGTCGGGTCACGGCGATGAAGTCGCGATCGTCTGGGAGGGCGAACCGACCGCACCGCGGACCAGCCATGTGGCGCCCGGGACCAAGTACGCGCACGAGCCCGAGATCCGGCGCATCACTTATCGCGATCTCGAAGAGCAGACCAGCAGGGTCGGGAACGCGCTGAAAGAACTCGGCATCAAAAAGGGCGATGTGGTCACGATCTACATGCCGATGGTCCCCGAACTGGCCGTCGCCGTGCTCGCGTGCGCCCGCATCGGTGCGGCACATTCGGTTATCTTCGGAGGATTCGCGCCGCACGCGATCAGCGAGCGCGCGATCGACGCGAATTCGCGCGTCATCATCACCGCCGACGGCGGCTACCGGCGGGGCGACATCGTCCCGCTTCAGAAAAATGTCGAAGAAGCGGTCAAGCAACTGCTCGAAAAGGAGCATCATGTCGAGCACGTGCTGGTGCTCAAGCGCACCGGGCACGAGCCGCCCAGCCACCGGTTCGATTCGGGCACTGTTCCCGCCTCGCTCAAGTCGGCGTTTCCAAAGGCGCGCACGAAATTTCATTGGTGGCACGAGATCGTCGAACGCGTTTCGAGCGCCTGCCCGTGTGAAGCGATGGACAGCGAGGACATGCTCTTCCTGCTCTACACGAGCGGGAGCACGGGGAAACCCAAGGGAATCCTGCACACGACGGGCGGGTATCTCACGTACGTGAATACGACGGCGCGCTTGACATTCAATCTCGTACCGGATGCGGGGCAACTCTTCTGGTGCAGCGCCGATATCGGATGGATCACCGGCCACTCCTACGTTCTCTACGGCCTCTTGACCAACCGCATCCCCACGCTGCTCTACGAGGGCGCGCCCAATTTTCCCGACAACGGCCGCTTCTGGGACATCATCCAGCGCCACAAGGTCACCCAGTTCTACACCGCGCCCACCGCCATCCGTACGTTCATGAAGTGGGGAACCGAGTGGCCCGACAAGTACGACATGTCGTCCCTGCGCATCCTCGGGACGGTCGGCGAACCGATCAATCCCGAAGCGTGGATCTGGTATCACGAAACTATCGGGAAAAAGCGCTGCCCGATCGTGGACACGTATTGGCAAACGGAGACCGGCGGTCATGTCGTCACTCCGCTTCCGGGCGCGACGCCAACCAAGCCCGGCTCCTGCACGCTGCCGATGGTCGGGATTGATGCGGCAATTGTGAACGAAGCCGGCGAAGAACTCGGCGCGAACAAGGGCGGCTTGTTCGTCATCCGCCGTCCGTGGCCCGGGATGCTCAGGGGCGTCTACGGCAATCGCGAACGCTTCATCAGCAATTACTGGGGGCGCATCAAGGATCCGAAAACCGGCACACCCTATTACTTCAGCGCCGATGGAGCGCGCCGCGACGAAGACGGTTACTTCTGGGTGCAGGGCCGAGTGGACGACGTGATCAAGGTCAGCGGGCACCTGCTCGGAACGATGGAAGTCGAAAGCGCTCTCGTCAGCCATCCGGCGGTCGCCGAGGCCGCGGTGGTGGGCGTGCCGCACGAGATCAAGGGCAATGGCATCGTCGCCTTCGTCACGCTGAAGTCCTCATGGTCGAAAGGCAATCCGGGGAAGACGCCGGACGACGGTCTCCGGGCCGAACTCACGAGTCATGTCGCGAAAGAAGTGGGGTCGCTCGCCAAGCCGGATCAGATCCGCTTTGCCGAGGGGTTGCCCAAGACCCGCAGCGGCAAGATCATGCGCCGCCTGCTGCGCGATGTTGCCGCCGGGGTCGAGAAGATCACGCAGGACACAACCACTCTGGAAGATTTCTCAGTCGTCGCGAAGCTTCGGGCCGACGAAGAGTGA
- a CDS encoding DUF3568 family protein: MRSSKRPFLVGLTLLASAICLLVGCVTPFDFAANAGLGVAQAGTSSFIQGTLQAAFDKPMEKVFEASRRAYHRLGYEITREDVGTHYAQLQGSQSDGSSIIVKLRKSSETVTGLSIRVGLWGDNAVSRLILEEIEKELASISPEEKPHGEAAPSTPPAG, from the coding sequence GTGCGCTCAAGCAAACGGCCATTCCTCGTCGGGCTCACGCTGCTTGCCTCGGCGATCTGTCTGCTCGTAGGCTGCGTGACGCCCTTCGATTTCGCCGCCAACGCCGGGCTCGGTGTGGCGCAGGCCGGCACCAGCAGTTTCATCCAAGGAACGCTCCAGGCGGCATTTGACAAGCCAATGGAAAAGGTGTTCGAGGCGTCGCGTCGCGCGTATCACCGCCTGGGCTACGAAATCACTCGAGAAGACGTCGGAACGCACTACGCCCAGTTACAAGGTTCGCAGTCGGACGGAAGTTCCATCATCGTCAAGCTACGAAAGAGCAGCGAAACGGTTACCGGGCTCTCGATCCGGGTTGGCTTGTGGGGCGACAACGCCGTGAGCCGGTTGATCCTCGAGGAGATCGAGAAGGAACTTGCCTCGATCTCGCCGGAAGAAAAACCCCATGGTGAAGCAGCGCCATCGACGCCGCCTGCTGGGTGA
- the rsmG gene encoding 16S rRNA (guanine(527)-N(7))-methyltransferase RsmG: MNHEKPISPRPKLDVSGAAAIPLVPPPSFGEEVSRLGIEFEAGDVEKLGLYLALLLKANELQNLTAVRDPDDAWRRHILDSLTLLPLLAEFPESAGVIDVGSGGGLPGIPLAIVLPALRFTLLEATGKKCDFLNQVIARLELRNSVVLQGRSERVAHDRGIRADSKGTVSHKGGHREAYDVVVARAVGRLASLAELTVPLCKIGGRVLLIKGERADEEVKEAEKALHTLKAVHIGTIETPTGRVIILEKRSATPRDYPRADGEPARSPLGLRRDSP, from the coding sequence GTGAACCACGAAAAGCCCATTTCTCCCCGTCCGAAGCTCGACGTCAGCGGTGCGGCGGCAATTCCGCTTGTTCCCCCGCCGTCCTTTGGGGAGGAAGTCTCAAGGTTGGGGATCGAGTTCGAAGCCGGAGATGTCGAGAAACTGGGTCTGTACCTCGCGCTCCTGTTGAAGGCGAATGAACTGCAGAATCTGACGGCGGTGCGCGATCCGGACGATGCGTGGCGCCGCCACATTCTCGACTCGCTGACGTTGCTCCCGCTGCTCGCCGAGTTCCCGGAGAGCGCGGGCGTGATCGACGTCGGCAGCGGCGGAGGCCTGCCGGGAATTCCGCTGGCGATTGTCTTGCCCGCGCTCCGTTTCACGCTGCTCGAAGCGACCGGAAAGAAATGTGATTTCCTCAATCAGGTTATCGCGCGACTGGAGCTAAGAAACTCCGTCGTACTCCAGGGAAGATCCGAGCGGGTGGCGCACGACCGCGGCATTCGCGCGGATTCGAAGGGCACGGTTTCTCACAAGGGCGGCCACCGTGAGGCCTACGACGTGGTCGTGGCGCGCGCGGTCGGAAGGCTCGCTTCGCTGGCCGAACTCACCGTCCCTCTGTGCAAAATCGGCGGGCGTGTGCTGCTGATCAAGGGCGAAAGGGCGGATGAAGAAGTGAAGGAAGCGGAGAAGGCGCTCCACACTCTGAAAGCCGTGCACATCGGCACCATCGAGACTCCCACCGGTCGAGTCATCATTCTCGAGAAGCGCAGCGCCACTCCGCGCGATTATCCGCGTGCCGACGGCGAGCCGGCCCGTTCGCCGCTCGGGCTTCGGCGGGATAGTCCGTAG
- a CDS encoding polymer-forming cytoskeletal protein, whose product MIGNRGDAGAIATGPTRAVQCIHCRVQMHVPQKAETATCPACYKRQTVRDVVVESDRTGGRVETTGILFIKRKGRVWAPGVRAGDAVEVLGELKADVVTHGHVVIGETARWRGDCKAKILIVEDGARIDGGFFCIDPLGELQDHEPEAESRPVEEEVKSAIEPKSEESIPPLGDPPTWAGAAI is encoded by the coding sequence ATGATCGGCAATCGAGGAGATGCTGGAGCGATCGCGACCGGACCGACGCGTGCTGTTCAGTGCATCCACTGCCGCGTGCAGATGCACGTGCCGCAGAAGGCCGAAACGGCGACGTGCCCGGCATGCTACAAGCGCCAGACTGTGCGCGATGTTGTCGTTGAGAGTGATCGCACGGGCGGACGCGTCGAGACTACGGGGATTCTTTTCATCAAGCGCAAAGGCCGGGTGTGGGCGCCGGGCGTTCGCGCGGGAGATGCCGTCGAAGTGCTCGGCGAACTGAAAGCCGACGTTGTCACACACGGGCACGTCGTGATCGGCGAGACAGCGCGCTGGCGTGGAGACTGCAAGGCGAAGATTCTGATCGTTGAAGACGGCGCGCGCATCGATGGCGGCTTTTTCTGTATCGACCCGCTCGGCGAATTGCAGGATCATGAGCCCGAAGCGGAATCGCGGCCCGTCGAAGAAGAAGTGAAGAGCGCAATCGAGCCAAAATCGGAGGAATCTATTCCCCCGCTCGGCGATCCGCCCACGTGGGCGGGCGCCGCGATCTGA
- a CDS encoding glycosyltransferase — translation MSAFPHKHSDPTDAVSEVRSELIEAIRGDGDVSGVAPGSVEGSNAPLPGLFHAPRVCVALPLYNAAPDAVRVLDELIEFAHKVQTWEFLFVDDGSTDGTASLLRKRLAAIDIVEPEVARRFGVLSYAPNAGKGHAVRVAALENDAEYFLFTDGDLAYSPDHLLRLFERLQSADVVIGSRLEHDEGYGARPLRNIMGRVFNYLAGLVLSIRYRDTQAGLKGFRSRPAHDIFSRIRIPDFSFDVEVLYVARKLGYTIAEIPARVDAEHKRTSSTVNLLRDPIRMFWSLCRIRLNKIMGLYRLHERDMGDVGSRADSTVRKAGARGGLHRRGA, via the coding sequence TTGTCGGCGTTCCCCCACAAACACTCTGATCCCACCGACGCCGTGAGCGAAGTGCGTTCGGAACTCATCGAGGCGATCCGCGGTGATGGGGATGTTTCGGGCGTTGCGCCGGGGTCGGTGGAGGGTTCGAACGCGCCGCTTCCCGGGCTCTTTCATGCCCCTCGCGTCTGCGTCGCGCTGCCGCTGTACAACGCCGCGCCGGACGCCGTTCGCGTCCTCGACGAACTCATCGAGTTCGCCCACAAGGTCCAAACCTGGGAGTTTCTGTTTGTCGATGATGGATCGACGGACGGAACAGCCTCGCTCCTGCGCAAGCGTCTCGCGGCGATCGACATCGTCGAACCGGAGGTCGCTCGCCGATTCGGCGTCCTGAGCTATGCGCCCAACGCGGGCAAAGGCCACGCCGTCCGGGTCGCGGCACTCGAGAACGACGCCGAGTATTTTCTGTTCACCGACGGAGACCTGGCCTATTCGCCCGACCATCTGCTCCGATTGTTCGAACGCCTCCAATCGGCCGATGTTGTGATCGGATCGCGCCTCGAGCACGACGAGGGGTACGGCGCCCGCCCGCTCCGCAACATCATGGGCCGGGTCTTCAATTATCTCGCGGGACTGGTGCTGAGCATCCGCTACCGCGATACGCAAGCCGGGCTAAAGGGCTTTCGCTCGCGTCCGGCGCACGATATTTTTTCGCGGATCCGGATCCCCGATTTTTCGTTCGATGTCGAAGTACTGTACGTTGCGCGCAAGCTGGGATACACGATCGCCGAGATCCCGGCGCGTGTCGACGCCGAACACAAGCGAACGTCGTCGACGGTGAATCTCCTGCGTGATCCGATCCGCATGTTCTGGAGCCTCTGTCGCATCCGGCTCAACAAAATAATGGGCCTCTATCGCCTGCACGAGCGAGACATGGGCGATGTCGGCTCGCGAGCGGATTCGACGGTGCGCAAAGCCGGAGCGCGAGGCGGTCTGCACAGGCGCGGCGCGTGA
- a CDS encoding DUF2029 domain-containing protein has translation MHPEKNSVSACYRVACECWWSGRDMYENVYEDKFNDLFNGFVYLPHAAILYSPFEALPLWFGETLYRLVIVSMMAWAIWRITRLASGRPWNEYFFAASAITIGVGAGNAINGQYNLPMAASIILAACALIEKRWWWGAIWLVISIMLKPLALAPALLALALYPALWWRFPIVALVAFALPFVATAHGPAYAWGEYEMFWTKVVRAAQPLPRRFAEFSTVFWWFWLDLSDFQRQVCRVIAAIATLALGFAALRRRGPVKGGLILWALGASYIVVFNPRTEGLTYVVIAPAIALFGAIECFADRALKWRRCVGLALLAMGVLMIFVHELMPRSGAYAEVAQGSKDLLVRPIISMILYAWLAWLALFDARGPSLAPARELTPAARSFP, from the coding sequence ATGCACCCAGAGAAGAACTCCGTTTCCGCCTGCTACCGCGTCGCGTGCGAATGCTGGTGGAGCGGTCGCGACATGTACGAAAACGTCTACGAAGACAAATTCAACGATCTTTTTAACGGCTTTGTTTATCTTCCCCACGCGGCGATTCTCTACTCGCCGTTCGAAGCGCTCCCACTCTGGTTTGGGGAAACGCTCTATCGTCTGGTCATTGTTTCGATGATGGCGTGGGCGATATGGCGAATCACCCGACTCGCCAGCGGTCGGCCTTGGAACGAGTACTTCTTCGCCGCAAGCGCGATCACGATCGGCGTGGGTGCCGGCAATGCGATCAACGGGCAATACAACCTTCCGATGGCGGCGTCGATCATTCTCGCGGCGTGTGCCCTGATCGAAAAGCGCTGGTGGTGGGGGGCGATCTGGCTTGTGATCTCCATCATGCTGAAGCCGCTGGCGCTCGCGCCGGCGCTCCTGGCACTTGCCCTCTATCCCGCGCTCTGGTGGCGATTCCCCATCGTCGCGCTCGTCGCGTTCGCGTTGCCGTTTGTCGCGACCGCGCACGGTCCCGCATACGCATGGGGGGAATACGAGATGTTCTGGACCAAGGTTGTCCGCGCGGCGCAGCCGCTGCCGCGTCGGTTCGCGGAATTCTCGACAGTGTTCTGGTGGTTCTGGCTCGATCTTTCCGACTTTCAACGCCAGGTTTGTCGCGTGATCGCCGCGATCGCGACGCTCGCGCTCGGCTTTGCCGCGCTGCGCCGCCGTGGCCCAGTGAAGGGTGGACTGATTCTCTGGGCGCTCGGCGCTTCGTACATCGTTGTTTTCAATCCCCGCACCGAAGGCTTGACCTACGTCGTGATCGCGCCGGCGATCGCACTCTTCGGCGCGATCGAGTGTTTTGCAGATCGCGCGCTCAAGTGGCGGCGCTGCGTAGGCCTTGCGCTGCTCGCTATGGGCGTGCTCATGATCTTCGTGCACGAATTGATGCCGCGCTCCGGAGCCTACGCAGAGGTCGCGCAGGGCAGCAAGGACCTCCTGGTCCGACCGATTATTTCGATGATTCTCTACGCGTGGCTGGCGTGGCTCGCGCTCTTCGATGCCCGCGGACCATCTCTCGCACCGGCGCGCGAGCTCACTCCAGCCGCTCGATCTTTTCCTTGA
- a CDS encoding NADH-quinone oxidoreductase subunit B: protein MGIEAALPNDWVLTTQFKRVVNWARRNSMWPMPFATACCGIELMATASSRYDVARFGMERMGFSPRQADLMIVAGRVGIKMLPVLQRIYMQMTEPKWVISMGACASTGGVFDTYATVQGCDQFIPVDVYVPGCPPRPEQLLEGIMAIQRHIDQEGMPPTDANGKRVPLGIMVQPNQTLRPQPVGLTIS, encoded by the coding sequence ATGGGAATCGAAGCCGCACTTCCGAACGACTGGGTTTTGACCACGCAGTTCAAGCGTGTGGTGAACTGGGCGCGCCGCAACAGCATGTGGCCGATGCCCTTTGCGACGGCGTGCTGCGGCATCGAGCTGATGGCGACGGCATCGAGCCGGTACGACGTCGCTCGCTTCGGCATGGAGCGGATGGGTTTCAGCCCGCGTCAGGCCGACCTCATGATCGTTGCCGGCCGCGTCGGCATCAAGATGCTCCCCGTCCTTCAACGGATCTACATGCAAATGACCGAGCCCAAGTGGGTGATCAGCATGGGGGCGTGCGCTTCGACCGGCGGCGTGTTCGATACGTACGCGACAGTTCAGGGGTGCGATCAGTTCATTCCGGTTGATGTGTACGTGCCCGGATGTCCGCCGCGGCCGGAGCAATTGCTCGAAGGGATCATGGCGATCCAGCGGCACATCGATCAGGAGGGGATGCCCCCGACCGATGCGAACGGCAAGCGCGTGCCGCTGGGGATCATGGTGCAGCCAAACCAGACGCTCCGTCCGCAGCCGGTCGGGCTCACGATTTCGTAG
- the rpmH gene encoding 50S ribosomal protein L34 — translation MHYPHRTSRIKRKRAIGFRARMQTKNGRKMMNRKRKVGRSLNVADK, via the coding sequence ATGCATTACCCCCACCGCACCAGCCGAATCAAACGCAAGCGCGCGATCGGATTCCGCGCCCGTATGCAGACCAAGAACGGCCGCAAAATGATGAACCGCAAGCGCAAGGTCGGCCGAAGCCTGAACGTGGCGGACAAATAA
- a CDS encoding polymer-forming cytoskeletal protein codes for MADEGQITIIGKDAKIKGELSFENSAKILGGFEGKISAKGEVIIGESANCRATVEAGTVVVDGPIEGDIIARDRIQLTPKAKVKGDIIAASLSVGEGASFVGHCKVGPDAVRLSEEPSTELEIKSARAARAAAANGTANANNGASWLAGTRAE; via the coding sequence ATGGCAGACGAAGGTCAAATCACGATTATCGGCAAGGACGCCAAGATCAAGGGCGAGCTCTCGTTCGAGAACTCGGCCAAAATCCTGGGCGGATTTGAGGGCAAGATTTCGGCGAAGGGCGAAGTGATCATCGGCGAATCCGCCAACTGCCGCGCGACGGTGGAAGCGGGCACGGTGGTGGTCGATGGCCCGATCGAGGGCGACATCATCGCGCGTGACCGCATTCAACTGACCCCGAAGGCCAAGGTAAAGGGCGACATCATCGCCGCAAGCCTGAGCGTGGGAGAGGGCGCCAGCTTTGTCGGTCATTGCAAAGTCGGCCCCGATGCGGTCCGCCTTTCCGAAGAGCCGAGCACCGAACTCGAGATCAAGTCCGCGCGGGCCGCTCGCGCCGCTGCCGCGAATGGCACGGCAAATGCGAATAACGGCGCGTCGTGGCTTGCCGGGACGCGTGCGGAGTAG
- the rnc gene encoding ribonuclease III, with product MAPMDDNTRNKLEQRLGHHFADPLLLDRALMHASLVDARVESNERMEFLGDAVLGMVVCQRVFAHFPSMLEGEMTKIKSMVVSRQSCAAIAKDLGLPACLRLGKGMKGGEQPSSLAAAAFEAVIAAVFLDGGLETAERFLAPLVDPLIQRAAASNHQQNFKSFLQQHAQAIGSGLPSYPVLDEKGPDHSKCFKICVEIGGRRFPEAWGQSKKRAEQLAALTALVELGAMSREAADEAARQAGLVDLKSEPVALK from the coding sequence ATGGCGCCGATGGACGACAATACACGCAACAAACTCGAACAGCGCCTCGGTCATCATTTCGCCGATCCGTTGTTGCTTGATCGCGCGCTCATGCATGCTTCGCTGGTGGATGCCCGCGTGGAATCGAACGAGCGAATGGAGTTTCTGGGCGATGCGGTGTTGGGAATGGTGGTATGCCAGCGGGTGTTTGCTCACTTCCCGTCGATGCTCGAAGGAGAGATGACCAAGATCAAGTCCATGGTGGTCAGCCGCCAGAGCTGTGCCGCGATCGCGAAGGATTTGGGCCTTCCGGCGTGCCTTCGGCTGGGCAAGGGGATGAAGGGGGGCGAGCAACCGTCGTCTCTGGCGGCCGCCGCGTTCGAAGCGGTGATCGCCGCGGTTTTTCTTGATGGCGGGCTGGAGACCGCAGAAAGATTTCTGGCGCCCCTGGTTGATCCGCTCATCCAGCGTGCCGCGGCAAGCAATCACCAGCAGAATTTCAAGAGCTTTCTTCAGCAGCACGCCCAGGCGATCGGATCGGGCTTGCCTTCCTATCCGGTACTCGACGAAAAAGGGCCGGATCACAGCAAGTGCTTCAAGATCTGCGTGGAGATCGGCGGCAGGCGCTTCCCCGAAGCGTGGGGACAGAGCAAGAAGCGGGCGGAGCAACTCGCCGCCCTGACAGCCCTGGTCGAACTCGGCGCGATGTCGCGTGAAGCGGCGGACGAAGCGGCGCGGCAAGCCGGCCTGGTGGACCTCAAGTCGGAGCCTGTGGCGTTGAAGTGA
- a CDS encoding polysaccharide deacetylase family protein, whose protein sequence is MSMRAEESRRPVVLLSFDAEEFDIPLEYGHSISETEQFRIGADGFERTLLLLSEIGVRATFFTTAALAIRRPDLVRWAVAQGHEIASHSFFHSRFEERHLRESREVLESVSGSEVVGFRMPRMSPVSQSLVRDAGYVYDSSMNPIWLPGRYNRFFEKRRVHNVNGLVRIPLSATPLVRWPLFWLAFKNQPRWLTRLSTRIVLKSDGYAALYFHPWELMDNAGFGLPGVIRRCSGVAMTDALREFLGWIGRHADFVRYCDFARQFGRI, encoded by the coding sequence GTGAGCATGCGAGCCGAGGAGTCGCGCCGCCCCGTCGTGCTTCTCAGTTTCGATGCCGAGGAGTTTGACATCCCGCTCGAATACGGGCATTCCATTTCGGAGACTGAGCAGTTCCGCATCGGCGCCGACGGATTCGAGCGCACGTTGCTGCTGCTCTCGGAAATCGGCGTTCGGGCCACGTTTTTCACGACCGCGGCATTGGCGATCCGGCGCCCGGATTTGGTCCGCTGGGCCGTCGCCCAAGGCCATGAAATCGCCAGTCATTCGTTCTTTCACTCGCGCTTCGAGGAAAGGCACTTGCGGGAGAGTCGTGAAGTCCTGGAATCCGTGAGCGGCAGCGAGGTGGTGGGTTTCCGCATGCCGCGCATGTCTCCGGTGTCGCAGTCGCTTGTCCGCGATGCGGGTTATGTGTACGACTCTTCGATGAATCCCATCTGGCTTCCGGGAAGGTACAACCGCTTCTTTGAGAAACGCCGAGTACACAATGTGAATGGGCTGGTTCGCATCCCTTTGAGCGCCACCCCGCTGGTCCGTTGGCCCCTCTTCTGGCTCGCGTTCAAGAATCAGCCGCGATGGCTGACTCGGCTGTCCACACGGATCGTGTTGAAGTCTGACGGGTACGCCGCGCTCTACTTCCATCCGTGGGAGCTGATGGACAATGCCGGATTCGGTTTACCAGGCGTGATTCGCCGGTGCAGCGGCGTCGCAATGACGGACGCCCTCCGCGAATTTCTGGGCTGGATCGGGCGCCACGCTGACTTTGTGCGATACTGCGACTTTGCTCGCCAATTCGGCCGAATCTAG
- a CDS encoding FtsW/RodA/SpoVE family cell cycle protein, with product MPRTLNQIVLAGSPARAGAWDAFKAIVRPTNPAWLTVLSALALSLLGVYGIDLARQLRTDPLSVSGLDPVAVKQLVLLGVGIVSAVLIALPDYRWLSYVAMGISVFVLALLVFLLVPGVPESLVRPRNGARAWINLGVFDIQPSELAKIAFVLVLANYLRFRSNHRRPGGLVPPAIIAGIPIGLITLQPDLGSAMMFVPALFAMLLAAGAKKRHLILIVIAAAMAAPLSYPLLKPHQKQRINGLLAQIQGNKQLDQDINFQPITAQSLVGAGGISGTADERSRALVHFSRLPERHTDMIYSVIVNRYGLLGGACVIALYALWIMGALLTAAVAREPFGRLIVVGLSTFVATQAIVNIAMNVGLLPIVGITLPFVSYGGSSLIASWLMVGLIFSVSVRQSRLPHRKSFEYSDDE from the coding sequence GTGCCCCGAACCCTGAATCAGATCGTGCTTGCAGGTTCACCCGCCCGGGCCGGCGCCTGGGACGCATTCAAGGCCATCGTGCGCCCCACAAACCCGGCATGGCTGACGGTGCTGAGTGCGCTCGCACTCTCGCTGCTGGGGGTCTACGGGATCGACCTGGCGCGCCAGCTCCGGACCGATCCGCTCTCGGTTTCGGGGCTCGATCCGGTAGCAGTCAAGCAGCTTGTGCTGCTGGGCGTCGGCATCGTGAGCGCGGTCCTGATCGCGCTCCCCGACTACCGATGGCTCAGTTACGTCGCGATGGGGATCTCCGTCTTCGTTCTGGCGCTCCTGGTTTTTCTTCTCGTGCCCGGCGTCCCGGAGTCGCTGGTGAGACCCCGCAACGGCGCGCGGGCATGGATCAATCTCGGCGTATTCGACATTCAGCCGAGCGAACTGGCAAAGATCGCCTTCGTGCTCGTGCTGGCGAACTACCTGCGCTTCCGCAGCAATCACCGGAGGCCGGGCGGCCTCGTTCCGCCGGCGATCATCGCGGGAATTCCCATCGGATTGATCACGCTGCAGCCGGATCTTGGCAGCGCGATGATGTTTGTTCCCGCGCTCTTTGCGATGCTACTCGCGGCGGGCGCAAAGAAACGCCACCTCATCCTGATCGTGATCGCGGCGGCGATGGCGGCGCCGCTCAGCTATCCCTTGCTCAAGCCGCACCAGAAACAGCGAATCAACGGACTGCTCGCACAGATTCAGGGCAACAAGCAGCTCGATCAGGACATCAATTTCCAGCCCATCACGGCGCAGTCGCTCGTCGGTGCCGGCGGGATCTCGGGAACGGCGGATGAGCGATCGCGCGCGCTCGTGCATTTCAGCAGGCTTCCCGAACGCCACACCGACATGATCTATTCGGTGATCGTCAACCGTTACGGCCTCTTGGGCGGGGCGTGTGTGATCGCGCTGTACGCGCTCTGGATCATGGGCGCCCTGCTCACGGCGGCGGTCGCCCGCGAACCGTTCGGCCGGCTCATCGTCGTGGGACTCTCGACCTTTGTCGCGACGCAGGCGATCGTCAATATCGCCATGAATGTCGGATTGCTCCCGATCGTCGGCATCACGCTTCCGTTCGTCTCATACGGTGGGTCGAGCCTGATCGCGAGCTGGCTCATGGTGGGACTCATTTTCTCGGTGAGCGTGCGCCAGTCGCGCCTGCCCCATCGAAAAAGCTTTGAATATTCTGACGACGAGTGA